One genomic window of Acetobacter sp. includes the following:
- a CDS encoding HU family DNA-binding protein, with translation MKIADLVDHIATTTDTSKTETRKVLDALIKTMTAAAKAGDEITLPNFGKFKVKEVAAREGRNPATGATIQIAASRKLAFTPAKALKDSLND, from the coding sequence ATGAAGATTGCCGATCTGGTCGATCATATCGCCACCACCACCGACACGAGCAAAACCGAGACCCGCAAGGTGCTGGACGCCCTGATCAAGACCATGACCGCTGCTGCCAAAGCGGGTGACGAAATCACCCTGCCGAACTTCGGCAAGTTCAAGGTGAAAGAAGTCGCCGCCCGCGAAGGCCGCAACCCGGCCACGGGGGCGACCATCCAGATCGCGGCCTCGCGCAAGCTGGCCTTCACGCCCGCGAAGGCGCTCAAGGACAGCCTGAACGACTGA
- a CDS encoding DUF7146 domain-containing protein — MTDMAPWDAADLARRLAENAEAVCRHYLSAGRRHGNYWLVGDVHNTPGRSLYVRLHGGPDGRGRAGKWTDGATGQHGDLLDIIRESLGLLDFRDVADEARRFLCLPQPQPRPTSDRGRSHVFSHDTSGQASGTADAARRLWAMSRPIAGTQAETWLRHRDLTRLTDLPSLRFHPRCFYRPDEHSPTETWPAMIAAVTDLEGRVTGVHRTWLARDGRGKAPVEMPRRAMGDLLGNAVRFGTVSDVLAAGEGIETVLSLREVMPDLPLAACLSSAHLAAMAFLPALRRLYVLRDDDPAGDHAVATLMARTQEAGIECLVLSPRLADFNDDLRYLGRGAMRAILHPQLAPQDVARFLHPVTH; from the coding sequence ATGACAGACATGGCGCCATGGGATGCCGCCGATCTGGCCCGCAGGCTGGCGGAGAACGCAGAAGCGGTGTGCCGTCATTACCTCTCGGCCGGGCGACGGCATGGCAATTACTGGCTGGTCGGCGACGTTCATAACACGCCGGGACGGTCGCTCTATGTCCGTCTGCATGGGGGACCGGATGGACGTGGCCGTGCGGGAAAATGGACGGATGGCGCGACAGGGCAGCATGGCGATCTGCTCGACATCATCCGCGAAAGCCTCGGGCTGCTGGATTTTCGTGATGTCGCCGACGAGGCCCGGCGCTTTCTCTGCCTGCCGCAACCACAGCCACGACCGACCTCTGATCGCGGTCGTTCCCATGTGTTCAGCCATGATACTTCCGGGCAGGCATCAGGAACCGCTGATGCGGCACGACGGCTCTGGGCCATGTCCCGCCCGATTGCCGGGACGCAGGCGGAAACCTGGCTGCGCCATCGTGACCTTACCCGCCTGACGGACCTGCCATCGCTGCGCTTCCATCCACGCTGCTTTTACCGGCCGGACGAGCACAGTCCAACGGAGACCTGGCCTGCCATGATCGCCGCCGTCACCGATCTCGAAGGCCGTGTTACCGGCGTGCATCGCACCTGGCTGGCGCGCGACGGACGCGGCAAGGCGCCTGTCGAAATGCCGCGCCGGGCGATGGGCGACCTGCTCGGCAACGCCGTGCGCTTTGGCACGGTGTCCGACGTTCTGGCAGCAGGCGAGGGGATCGAGACGGTGCTGTCGCTTCGCGAAGTCATGCCCGATCTGCCATTGGCCGCCTGCCTGTCCTCGGCGCATCTCGCCGCCATGGCGTTTCTGCCTGCGCTGCGTCGCCTTTACGTGCTGCGCGATGACGACCCGGCCGGAGACCATGCGGTAGCGACCCTGATGGCCCGGACGCAGGAGGCGGGGATCGAGTGCCTCGTGCTGTCACCACGTCTGGCTGATTTCAACGATGATCTGCGCTACCTCGGGCGTGGGGCGATGCGGGCGATCCTGCATCCCCAGCTTGCCCCGCAGGACGTGGCGCGGTTTCTGCATCCGGTCACGCACTGA
- a CDS encoding DUF2493 domain-containing protein — MTRTQDDFEPAHATSSTAHVLAELQLYGHRPFEDEPDPRPLPDASQIEGAVADIFDALSATLTDTRLEPDLEPLLWSTVNVFHRMVGQVERDLDRNEAAQKRSQQEQDGSEIRSVELERLIAEGLTLLERRNAYEIFRDLACDQFERLTMSPWRPRSGSLVSRSTLTASMIDSRDFLSARRKAETELLVPPGPKVAVTGGLDYEDHHLIWNRLDKVREKHPDMVLLHGGSPKGAEFIASRWADHREVAQIAFKPDWNRHGKAAPFRRNDALLKVLPVGVMVFPGSGIQDNLADKAKQMGIPVWRFHREAGA, encoded by the coding sequence ATGACCCGCACACAGGACGATTTCGAACCCGCACACGCCACCTCTTCCACCGCGCATGTGCTGGCGGAACTCCAGCTTTACGGCCACCGACCCTTTGAAGACGAGCCGGATCCAAGGCCGCTGCCCGACGCCAGCCAGATCGAGGGCGCGGTGGCCGATATCTTCGATGCCCTGTCAGCCACGCTGACCGACACGCGGCTGGAACCCGATCTCGAACCGCTGCTCTGGTCCACGGTCAACGTCTTTCACCGCATGGTCGGGCAGGTCGAGCGCGATCTCGATCGTAACGAGGCGGCTCAGAAGCGCAGCCAGCAGGAACAGGATGGCAGCGAGATCCGCTCGGTGGAACTGGAGCGCCTCATCGCCGAGGGCCTGACCCTGCTGGAACGACGCAACGCCTACGAGATCTTTCGCGATCTGGCCTGCGACCAGTTCGAACGCCTGACGATGTCGCCCTGGCGACCGCGTTCCGGTTCGCTGGTCAGCCGCAGCACCCTGACGGCGTCGATGATCGACAGCCGTGATTTCCTGAGCGCTCGGCGCAAGGCCGAAACCGAACTGCTCGTGCCGCCTGGACCAAAGGTCGCGGTCACCGGTGGGCTCGACTACGAGGATCATCACCTGATCTGGAACCGGCTGGACAAGGTGCGCGAAAAGCACCCCGACATGGTGCTGCTGCATGGTGGCTCACCGAAGGGGGCGGAATTCATCGCCTCGCGCTGGGCCGATCATCGCGAGGTCGCGCAGATTGCTTTCAAGCCGGACTGGAACCGGCACGGCAAGGCCGCCCCGTTCCGGCGCAACGACGCTCTGCTGAAAGTCCTGCCCGTCGGCGTCATGGTGTTCCCCGGATCGGGCATTCAGGACAATCTGGCCGATAAGGCCAAACAGATGGGCATCCCAGTGTGGCGGTTCCACAGGGAGGCTGGCGCGTGA